AGCAGAGGAACTCCGATCCTAGTGAATAAGGAGGTGTTTGAGAGCGATCTACTGATCACCATAAGCTCTGTAGAGCCTCACTACTTCGCAGGTTATAGCGGGGGGAGGAAGATGTTCGCCCCAGGCCTCTGCATGTACGAGACCATAGAGAAGAACCATAGAATGGCTTTACTCCCGGAAGCAGCCCTCGGAAAGCTAGATGGCAATCCGGTGCACGAGGATCTGGAGGAGATAGCTAAGGCTATAGCTGAGAGAGTCCCCATATTCTCTATAAATACTGCGATAAGCGGAGGCGGCGAAGTCTGGGCTGCGAGAGCTGGCGATCCCTTCGAATCCTTCTACTCAATAGTTAGGGAAGTGGAACGTTACTACTCAATCTACCTCCCCAGGGAGGCTGAGATAGTGGTGGCTGTAGCCCCCGGGCAGATGGGCATAGACCTCTATCAATCGCAGAAAGCCCTAGAAGCAGCTAAGCTAGTGACTAAGGGCGGGGGGATAATAATACTAGTGGCCCCCTGTTGGGACGGCATAGGCCCCAGGAACTTCTACGATCTCCTCACTAGCGGGACTAGGGAGGAGGTGAAGAGGAGGATATGGGACTACAAATTGGGTTATCATAAGGCAGCTAAGTTCTTGGATGTCCTGGAAAGGTTCAATGTTTACGCTGTCACTGATCTCGATGAGGAAGTTCTGAGGAGGATAGGGATAAGGCCCTTCAGGAGCTTGCAAGAGGCTTTGAATGAGGCCCTATCCACTGTGAGCGGGGAGGTAGCCGTCCTCCCCGAGGCTAGCGTTTGCATCCCCAGGTTAAAGGGCTGAGAGTAAGTAGAGCCATAAGTTGAGGTATATCGGGGCTAAGATCGAGGTAAGGGCTATCTGAGCTACTACCTCCTCCTTATAGAACTCGTACTCATTGCTGAATACACCTAGGAAAATAGCTACTGGCATGGCGCTCATGATAACGAGGACGCTGAGCTCTATGATCTCAAGATGGAGGATCAGGCCTATTATCATCGAGAGAGTCGGAGATATGAAAGTCTTCAAGAGGAAGAGAGATATCTTAGATTTTCTTATGGAACTTAAGCCCGGAATTGATGCTCCTATAGATATCAGAGCTAAGGGAGATGCTGTAGAAGCTAATGAATCCAGGAAGAGTGAGATGGGCTGGGGGAGGCTCAATTTGAGGATCGATGCAGATAGCCCGAAGGCCACTGAGATGAGGAGAGGATTCCTCAGGGCCCTAATCGCGGAGCTACCTCCCCTGAGGCTCTCGAGCATCGGTATGCATACGAAGGAGGCGAAGAGGAAGGTGAGGACCCATAGGAATATTGAGAGCTGAAGCGGTTTCCCCTGCCCAAAAGCCAAGCTTACGAAAGGTATACCGAAGAAGCCAGTATTTCCGAAGTTAGCTATCAGTATGAGGAGGTAAGCTCTCTCCCTCCCCCATCCTAGGACCTTAGAGAGGAGGAATATCGAGAGGGAAATCAGGGCCATGGATAGCGCATAGGAGAGGGATGCCCTCAGGAAGCCCATATCTAACTGCACCTTCGAGAGGCTCGTAAAAGCTAAGGCAGGCATTCCCACATACATAACGTACTTGAAGATGACGTTCTCTTCTCCTCTCCTCAGGAGATTTGTGTATATGAGGGAGTAGCCCAAGAGGAGTGAGAGCAGCACGTATAATGTGGCGTCAAGAGAATTTACGGTCTCCACATGCCGGCCTTATAAGTAAAAAATATAATCTTATGGGAGGGGCTCCTCGTTCCTCCAGAGGCCGTGTATATTGCATAAACTGAAGGCTATGAGCTTCCCCTTCTTCTTAGTCTTGAAGGTGAAGTGAGCTATCGGCTCGGTGTAAACTGTGCTCGTGTTGGGTCCTTGGGTCGACTCCCCGTGAGCGCTGAAATCTGCCTTCCCTATCTCAAACGGGTAGTTCTCACCCTCGGGCCAGAAGTAGAGGGAGATCCACCTTATGTGGTGTTCAGTGGTATTCGGATGGGGTATCTCCTTCCCGACAGTCACTCTCACTGTAACTTGATCCTCCTTCCTCTCGACTATCTCTATGACAGGGACGTGCTTCTCGGTCTTCCAATCCTGGGTCCTGAACATCTCCATGGTCTCGCCCCCGAGTTCAGAGTTACACTAAATTAAATTTTTGGTTCATCTCCCTAACGGGGAGTAGCTCGCCCTGAGAAGCTCAGGATTTGATGAGTTGAGAGAAGTGCAAATATCAAAAATGGGCACCGAATTTTAAATCTTTAACTTTTTAATGCCTCTAGATGCCATGATTGTGCCCTAGCTTTCGGGGAATCCCGGGTAAACAATTTAACTTTTTAATGTCCCGATGCTCAGAGGAATATGGATACCCTACTCACATCCATCAGCTTGGCCTTGGACTGCTTCTCGGTATCTATCTCAAACTCCGCTTGCTCCAATTATGTGAGAAAGGATGCGCTCACTTACGCGACATCCTTCGGCTTCTTCCAATCCTTCATGCTCCTCTCCGGTTACTCCTTCGGGCTCCTCCTGGAATCTTACATACGGGCTTTCGATCACTGGATAGCCTTCCTGCTCCTCCTTTTCGCTGGAATGAATATGATAAGGGGAAATGAGGTGAAATCTGCCATGCTACTCATCCTATCGATAGCTACTAGCATAGATGCCCTATCAGTCGGGATAGCCCTCTCCCTCTTGGGCCTAGAGATAATAACGCCTTCCTTGGTAGCCGGAGGCTCATCCTTCTTGCTCACGATAGCTGGCTACTGCTTGGGCTCGAGGCTGAGGGGGATAGGGGATAAATCTGAGAAAGTAGGGGGGCTAATATTAATAGGTATAGGAGTTAAGATCCTGATGGAGCATACATTGGGGTGATCTTAACTAAAAACTTCAGGAGGGGCTCAGGACATACTCTATCGATACCCTCACGTCCCTCCCGACCAATTCCCTTATGGACTCCTCGATGACATCCTCTATCCCCTTGACGTACTTCAGGTCCTCTAGCTTGAGAGGATCCAGCTTGACCTGAGCCTTTAGAGCGTGCGGTTCCGCCTGGACCCTCACATCATCCGGCATCACGCCCAGATAGGAGGAGATGATCACTCTCGAGGATTCAACGAACTCTCCGGAGTATTGAGCTCTTTCATAAAGTTCCGCGGATGCCCTAGAACTATTCACAATTAACACGGTGAGTGTGAATATTACGATAAGATATATGAATATCTTGGATTTCTCATTCCATAATTTTCCGGAACTAGTCACTCCTGATATTAGGATCATGATTATCGTCAGGATAGCGCCTATCGACCCGAGTATGTGGATCCCCAGCAAATAACCGGAGGAGAGCAGGATAAGATGAATAGTGTGAGGACCTTCAAGCCAGCTATAACTTTCGATCTCTTACTGGAATTGCTTCCTCCGTTTTCCCTGAATTCACGAGCAGCTCTCAACATGTAAATGAAGGAGAGAGGGGCTAAGATTAAACAGATGGCTAGCTGGGTCCATTCAGGTATCTGGAAGGGTATTATTGAAGAAATTGCGATCAAGATGGGAGAAATCATGTTAATAGATGCTTTATGAAGGGAAGATATATGGGGGGATGCGCTAGTAATTAAGAAGGCGAAGATCAGAGATATTATGAGGATCAAGGCGATCCATGAGACCCTCCTGGTCAAGGATGTAGCGACTTCCCTCAGACTTTCCCCCTCTCTGAGACCCATCAGGACCCTCCATAGCTTGAAGAATTCCGAGGCATTAATGTTCCTGAAGGCCGGAATCATCAAATACACCCTAGCTAAAACGTAGCCAGTCGTCATCAGAGCGATGAAGTTCACTAAGAGGAGAGCTAAGCTCCCGGAGAAAATGGCTGGATCCATCATCGCTATAGAGATACCAACAGCTGAAGCTGGCGGAACTAGGGTTATAGCTAGAGCTGAAGCTATTAGATCCCCTATCTCTTCCCTATATATGAGGGATTGAGCCCCTATTATCCCAGCGCAAGTAGCCATGATGAGATCTACTAAATTTGGTGAGGCCATGGTGAGGAGCTGAGATTTCGCTTGTAGGGGGACGAAGCTCCTGCCTATCCAGGCTATGAAGAAAGATGTGAGTATTATGAGGGAGATCCCCTTTATTATTTCCCTTTCTTGAAGTGAGCCACGAGAGCTGGAGCCGTGAAGGGATAGAAGTATAGCGAACGCGATTATATCTCCCATCAAGCTGGATAAGAACATTGAGGCTATTATAGCGATTAAATTATCGGTCATTAAGCCTATAGATGCAAGTACACTCGCTAAAATAAGTCTGAGATACTCTTTTGAGTCTTTTAGAGATTCCATTTCCTTCTCAGCTTTTTTAATC
The sequence above is drawn from the Candidatus Korarchaeum cryptofilum OPF8 genome and encodes:
- the larA gene encoding nickel-dependent lactate racemase, encoding MRISVPYGKELIWADVPESRLMGVFEINEPEVAGDVVEEALRNPIGRMLEDYDARRVLIAVNDATRLTPTPMILDRVLRRVRGEVRVIVATGSHRAPTEEEYRDIILGHHYDSLRGRTIAHDAKRSEFLDLGETSRGTPILVNKEVFESDLLITISSVEPHYFAGYSGGRKMFAPGLCMYETIEKNHRMALLPEAALGKLDGNPVHEDLEEIAKAIAERVPIFSINTAISGGGEVWAARAGDPFESFYSIVREVERYYSIYLPREAEIVVAVAPGQMGIDLYQSQKALEAAKLVTKGGGIIILVAPCWDGIGPRNFYDLLTSGTREEVKRRIWDYKLGYHKAAKFLDVLERFNVYAVTDLDEEVLRRIGIRPFRSLQEALNEALSTVSGEVAVLPEASVCIPRLKG
- a CDS encoding AEC family transporter; translated protein: METVNSLDATLYVLLSLLLGYSLIYTNLLRRGEENVIFKYVMYVGMPALAFTSLSKVQLDMGFLRASLSYALSMALISLSIFLLSKVLGWGRERAYLLILIANFGNTGFFGIPFVSLAFGQGKPLQLSIFLWVLTFLFASFVCIPMLESLRGGSSAIRALRNPLLISVAFGLSASILKLSLPQPISLFLDSLASTASPLALISIGASIPGLSSIRKSKISLFLLKTFISPTLSMIIGLILHLEIIELSVLVIMSAMPVAIFLGVFSNEYEFYKEEVVAQIALTSILAPIYLNLWLYLLSAL
- a CDS encoding desulfoferrodoxin family protein, whose translation is MEMFRTQDWKTEKHVPVIEIVERKEDQVTVRVTVGKEIPHPNTTEHHIRWISLYFWPEGENYPFEIGKADFSAHGESTQGPNTSTVYTEPIAHFTFKTKKKGKLIAFSLCNIHGLWRNEEPLP
- a CDS encoding manganese efflux pump MntP — its product is MDTLLTSISLALDCFSVSISNSACSNYVRKDALTYATSFGFFQSFMLLSGYSFGLLLESYIRAFDHWIAFLLLLFAGMNMIRGNEVKSAMLLILSIATSIDALSVGIALSLLGLEIITPSLVAGGSSFLLTIAGYCLGSRLRGIGDKSEKVGGLILIGIGVKILMEHTLG
- a CDS encoding DUF389 domain-containing protein; translation: MRVLLLLILFIPILSAGAQPQLHVPEWIEGGYYDLELEMPFNGSIHVKATLMKDLNALDELSLVSSAGRVNLRMKFPSEPGEYTLKISLTELNLSMLYRIYVAPSPNSLANLSSKLLKFEASYSRVSKLLENASYFDEERKTLYEKFGNLSRLVIERRSPENASLLFINISNSIDELSEKLLKVSGYEAFLWSSLVPLESFLELPPETHEFWAKLFSAMLLLLLILVFLYPLYMSYPELKSKLESKDPEIYERTEKLIKKAEKEMESLKDSKEYLRLILASVLASIGLMTDNLIAIIASMFLSSLMGDIIAFAILLSLHGSSSRGSLQEREIIKGISLIILTSFFIAWIGRSFVPLQAKSQLLTMASPNLVDLIMATCAGIIGAQSLIYREEIGDLIASALAITLVPPASAVGISIAMMDPAIFSGSLALLLVNFIALMTTGYVLARVYLMIPAFRNINASEFFKLWRVLMGLREGESLREVATSLTRRVSWIALILIISLIFAFLITSASPHISSLHKASINMISPILIAISSIIPFQIPEWTQLAICLILAPLSFIYMLRAAREFRENGGSNSSKRSKVIAGLKVLTLFILSCSPPVICWGSTYSGR